A stretch of DNA from Acidovorax carolinensis:
CGTTGGCTTTCTGGAAGATCGGGAATGCGCGGCGGCCCGCATCGAACACCGGCGCACCCAGCTTCTTGCCGGTCAGATCGGCGGGCTTGGTGATGCCGCTCTTCTTGAGCGCCATGACCGATGCGGGCGTGTTGTTGTAGACCACCATCACCGCCACGGGCTTGTTCTGCGCATCGGGGTTGTTGGCGTGGAACTCCATCACGGCGGCCAGGTCGGCAAAGCCCATGTCGTAGGTGCCCGAGGCCACACGCTGCACGGCGCCGCCTGAGCCGTTGCCCGCGTCCACCGTCACATCCAGTCCAGCGGCCTTGAAATGACCTTTGGCCACGGGCTGCAGGAACAGCGCTGCGGGGCCTTCAAAACGCCAGTCGAGCTGGAACTTGATGGGGGTGGGCGTTTGCGCTTGCGCCAGCGAGAAGGTGCTGGCAACGGCCAGCAGTGCGGCGGTTTGCAGGAACGAACGTTTCTTCATGGGGACTCCAGGGGATAGAGGCGTTGAAAGGTGCCGTCTTCACGGCCGCTTGGCCATGAACTCAGCAAAATTAATGCCCGCTTTCGCCGCAGTAGAACCGGGCATGAAGCCATTCTTCCCCGAAGTGGTGCACGGGGGGCATGCAGGGTTTCCCGACATGGCGCGAAACCCTGCGCGCCTGCCCCGCCCTGGGCTGCAGCGCGCATTGCGCCCTTGCTCTTGCCTTTACCTGGGGCGTGCTGCCGCGCTGGCCACGGCCAGGGCCGTCATGTTGAGCACGCGGCGCACGGTGGCGGCTGGGGTCAGGATGTAGGCTGTGGCAGCAGCGCCCATCAGGATGGGGCCCACGGTGACGCCACCGCTGGTGGTCGTCTTGAGCACGTTGTAGAGGATGTTGGCGGCATCCAGGTTGGGGCAGATCAGCAGGTTGGCCGAGTCCGTCAGGGTCGAGTCCGCCATGTAGGCGTTGCGGATGTTTGGCTCCAGCGCGGCATCGCCGTGCAGCTCGCCATCGCACTCGATCTCGGGGTGGGCGGCCACGAACAGGTCGCGCGCCTCGCGCATCTTGCGGGCCGATGCGCGTTTGGACGAGCCATAGCTCGAATGCGACAGGAAAGCGACCTTGGGCGGCAGGCCAAAACGCTGTACTTCCTGCACCGACATCCAGGCGATGTCGGCCAGTTGCTGGGCCGTGGGGTCTTCGTTCACATAGGTGTCGGCAATGAAGAGTGTGCCCCGGCTGGTCATCAGCGCGTTCAGCGCGGCGTAGTTGTTGGCGCTTTCCTGGCGGCCGATGATGCTGTGGATGCGCTCCAGGTGCGTCTCGTAGATGCCCACCAGGCCGCAGATCATGGCGTCGGCATCGCCCAGCTTCACCATTAGCGAGGCGATGATGGTGTTGGAGCGGCGCACGGCGGCCTTGGCCACTTCGGGCGTGGCACCATTGCGCTTCATGCGCTGGTGGTAGTGCTCCCAGTATTGGCGAAAGCGTGGGTCGTCCTCGGGGTTGCACACTTCCACATCCTTGCCCAGCTGCATGCGCAGGCCCGCCTTGGCGATGCGGGCGGCAATCACGGCGGGGCGGCCGATGAGGATGGGCGCAGCGATCTTGTCGTCGATGGCCATCTGCGCGGCACGCAGGGCGCGCTCGTCCTCGCCGTCGGCATAGGCCACGCGCTTTTGTGCATCGGGCAGGGCCTTGGCCGCGTTGATCACGGGGCGCATCAGCATGCCGGTCTGGTAAACGAAGCGCGACAGGGTTTCCTTGTAGGCCTCCATGTCGGTGATGGGGCGCGTGGCCACGCCCGATTCGGCTGCCGCCTTGGCCACGGCGGGCGCGATCTTGAGGATCAGGCGCGAGTCGAACGGCGTGGGAATGAGGTAGTCAGCACCAAATGTCAGTTCTTTGCCGGCATAGGCGCTGGCCACTTCTTCGCTGATGTCGGCCTTGGCCAGGTCGGCAATCTGGCGCACGCAGGCCAGCTTCATGGCCTCGGTGATCTTGGTGGCGCCGCAATCGAGCGCGCCCCGGAAGATGTAGGGGAAGCACAGGACGTTGTTGACCTGGTTCGGGTAGTCCGAGCGGCCCGTGGCGATGATGCAGTCGGGCCGGATGGCCTTGGCCAGCTCGGGGCGGATTTCGGGCTCGGGGTTGGCCAGCGCCAGGATGATGGGCTTGGCGGCCATGGTCTTGACCATCTCGGCCGTGAGCACGCCGGGAGCCGAGCAGCCCAGAAACACATCGGCGCCGTTGACGGCATCGGCCAGCGTGCGCGCGTCGGTCTTCTTGGCATAGCGCGCCTTCGATTCGTCATAGCCGCCGGGGCGACCTTCGTAGATCACGCCCTTCGAGTCGCACATGAAGATGTTTTCTACCTTCACGCCCAGGCCCACCATCACGCCCACGCAGGCAATGGCGGCAGCACCGGCGCCCGACACCGCGATCTTGACGGCACCGATGTCCTTGCCCACCAGCTCCAGGCCGTTGAGCAGCGCGGCGCTGGAGATGATGGCCGTGCCATGCTGGTCGTCATGGAACACGGGGATGTTCATGCGCTTGCTCAGCTCCTGCTCTATGTAGAAGCATTCGGGCGCCTTGATGTCTTCGAGGTTGATGCCGCCCAGCGTGGGCTCCAGCGCCGCAATGATCTCGATGAGCTTGTCGGGGTCGCGCTCGGCCAGTTCGATGTCGAACACATCGACGCCCGCAAACTTCTTGAACAGGCAGCCCTTGCCTTCCATCACTGGCTTGGAGGCCAGCGGGCCAATGTCGCCCAGGCCCAGCACGGCCGTGCCGTTGGTGATGACGGCCACCAGGTTGCCGCGCGAGGTGTAGTCGAACGCCTTGGACGGATCGGCCTGGATGTCGAGGCAGGGGTAAGCCACGCCGGGGGAATACGCCAGCGACAGGTCGCGCTGGTTGGACAGCGGCTTGGTGGGGTTCACCGAAATCTTGCCCCGGGTGGGGTTGCGGTGGTATTCGCGCGCGGCGTCGCGCAAGGCCTGTTCGGCGGCGGAAATGTTCTGTGTCATACGAAAATCCTCGAAGTCCTCGGCGGAATGCAAAACAAGCGTACCCGATGGCGTGGTTGGCTGGTATGCCGGTTTAAGCGCGTGCGGCACAAAGCCAAAACTCCGTGGCAGCTTCTTCGGCAGCGGGCAGGGGGATGCGAGTGGGCGTCGGCCTGGCGTGCGGCGTGGACAGCGGCGGAGGTGTCGCGGCTGGCGCCATGGAAGAAACCGTTCAGGACCACAGCCGTGATCGAGGGCAGCAGGATACTGGATTCAAGGGGGTGAGCGGGCGTTGTACCCGGTGTTTGGGCAGAGGCCGGGGAGATAACCCGGTCTCCGCCCTTCACAAAAACACACTGTCAACTGCAAAAACAATAGCTGCCAGCGCTTGATGGGTAAGCGCTAGAGGCCAAAAAGGCCAAAAAGACCAAAAACTACCCCGCCAACAAATCACACAACGCTCGTGCCACCACCTTCGTCGCGCGGCGCAGGTCTTCCAGGTCCAGCCGCTCATCGGCCCGCTTGGCGTGCGATTCGAGCACGCTGCGTGGGCCGGCGCCATAGATCACGCCCGGAATGCCGCGTTCCACATACAGGCGCACGTCGGTGTACAGCGGTGTGCCCACGGCGGGCACCGGTTCGCCCATCACCGCCTGCGCGTGTTTCTGGATGGCTTGCACCAGCGGCGCATTGCCCGCCAGCGGCGTCATGGCGTTGGCCAGCAGCAGGCGCTTGATGTCCACGCTGATGCCGGCGCGCTCGGCTGCCGCCTGCTCGATCACGCGGCGGATGGTGGCCTCGACCTCCACCGGGTTCTCCTCGGGGATCATGCGGCGGTCGAGCTTGAACATGACCTTGCCGGGCACCACGTTGGTGTTGGTGCCGCCTTCAATGCGCCCCACATTCAGGTAGGGGTGCTGGATGCCTTCGACCTTGGACGTGACCTTCAGATACTCGTGGTTCTGCGCATACAACGCGTTCAGGATGTGCACCGCGCCCTGCAGGGCATCGACGCCGGTGTGGGGCACGGCGGCGTGGGCCATCTTGCCGTGCACGGTTACTTCCATCTGCAGGCAGCCGTTGTGGGCGGTGACCACTTCGTAGCTGAAGCCGGCGGCAATCATGAGGTCGGGCTTGGTGAGGCCGTTTTTCAGGAGCCAGCCGGGGCCGAGCTCGCCGCCAAATTCTTCGTCGTAGGTGAAGTGCAGCTCCACCGCACCTTGGGTGGGTTTGGCCACGGCTTCGAGCGCGCGCACCGCAAAGGTGAAGCTGGCGAAATCGCTCTTGCTCACGGCCGTGGCGCGGCCATACATCTGGCCGTCGACGATCTCGGCGCCATAGGGGTCGTGCGTCCAGCCTTCGCCAGGCGGCACCACGTCGCCGTGGGCGTTCAGCGCAATGGTCTTGCCGCCGCTGCCATAGGGCCTGCGCACGATCAGGTTGGTGATGGATTCCATGCCATAGGCCTGCACATCGGCGGCGGGCACGGCGTGTTTTTCCGCCACGTAGCCAAAGTCCTGCAGCAGTTCGGCAGTGCGCTCGGCATGCGGTGCATTGTTGCCGGGGGGCGTGTCGGTGGGCACGCGCACCAGGGCCTGCAAAAAGCGCACTTCTTCGTCAAAGTGCTGGTCGATCCAGGCGTCGAGGTCGGCGTAAGGGGCCTGTGTGGGGGTGGTCATGGCTGGATTTCCTCGGCAAGCTGGTGCAGTATCTGCGTGAAGGCATCGACTGCAAGCTGGATGTCGTTGTTGGTGGTGGATTCGAGCGGGTTGTGGCTGATGCCGGAGTTCTGGCCGCGCACAAACAGCATGGCCTGCGGCATGATTTCGTGGAGTTTCATGGCGTCGTGCCCGGCGCCGCTGGGCATGCGGAACACGGGCACACCGAGCGTGTCCACGGCGCGTTCCCAATGGTGCTGCAAAGCGGGTGCGCTGGGCGCAGCGGCCGCGCGCATGGATTCTTCCAGCATGTAGCGCAGGCCGCGCCGTGCGGCAATCTGGGCGAGCTGTTCCAGCACGTCGCGCACCAGCGCATCGCGCTGCGCGTCGGTGGGGGCGCGCAGGTCGAGGCTGAACTGGCAGCGGCCGGGCACTACATTGATGGAGCCGCCTGGTACGTTGAGCAGGCCGATCGTGCCCACCGAGTCGCCGTCCTGCGCGGCGCGCTGCTCGATGTACAGCGCAAGCTCGGCCACGGCCACGGCGGCATCGCGGCGGCGGTTCATGGGGGTGGTGCCCGCGTGGCTGGCGGTGCCGATCATCTCGCCCACAAAACGCACGCCGCCGTTGATGGAGGTGACCACGCCCAGGGGCAGGTCCAGCTCGTTGAGCACTGGGCCCTGCTCGATGTGCACCTCGATGAAGCCCAGGTACTGGGCGGGGTCGCGCTGCAGTTTTGGAATGTCGTCGATGCACAGGCCCGCGTGTTGCATGGCCGCGCGCATGGTCACGCCATCGGCATCCTTCTGATCGAGCCAGGCGGGGTTGAAGTGACCGATGAGCGCGCCCGAACCCAGGAAGGTGGCCTTGTAGCGCTGCCCTTCTTCTTCGGCAAAGGCGATGACCTCGATGCCAAACGGCAGGCGGCGACCTGCGCGGTGCAGCTCGCGCACGCAGGCCATGGGCACGAAGATGCCCAGGCGCCCGTCGTACTTGCCGCCGTTGCGCACGGTGTCGTAGTGGCTCCCGGTCATGAGGTAGCGGGCACCCGCGCTGGCCGGGTGGTAGCGCCCTACCACGTTACCCACGGCGTCCACCTCGACCTCGTCAAAGCCGCAGTCGCGCATCCAGTGGCTGAGCGCTTTGGCGCAGGCGCGGTGCGCGTCGGTGAGGTAGGTGACGGTGAGCTGGCCTTTTTCGGCAAAGCCGGGGTCGGAGTGCTCGGCCAGCTTTTCGTGCCAGTCCCACACGTCGTTGCCCATCAGGGGCTGGGCCGCGAACTTGTCGTTCAGGCGGATCTCGGCGATGCGGTGGATGTTGCGCAGGGCCTCGGCGCGCTCGAAGTCCGCGTGGTTGCTTAGCCGCCGCGCAAAGGTGTCGATGATCTGCTGCTTGCTCAGCCCCGTGCCGCGCGGTCCGCGCACCGCCAGGATGAACGGGAAGCCAAAGCGTGCGTTGTAGTCGGCGTTGAGCTGCTGGATGCGCGCAAATTCTTCGGGTGTGCACTGCGTGAGGCCCGCCTTCGATTGCTCGTGGGTCGATTCGGCCGTGAGGCTTTGCGCCACCATGGCCTTGCCCGCCAGCTCGGGGTGGGCGCGGATCAGGCCCAGCTGCGCCTCGGTGCTGGCGGTGCGTACGGTCTGGGCCAGGGCGTGCTTCAGGTGCGCCAGCGAGCGAAACGGCCGCTGCGCCAGCGCCTGCTCGGCAATCCAGGGGGAATGCTCGTACACGCCGTCGAGCTGCTGCAGTGCCTCTGCAGCGCTGGCGGTGTTCAGTTGTTCCAGGGTCAGGGGCATGGTGTGTGCTTCAAAAAAGTGAGCTGCTCGCGGTTGTTCAATAAGCGCTAGCAGCCGATTTGACTCAAAATCGTGGCGCCGGAAACCGTTGCGCCCAATGGCGGGCGATGTCGATGCGGCGCGCCACCCACACCTTGTCGTGCTGCGCGATGTGGTCCAGAAAACGCTGCAGCGCCGTGATGCGCCCCGGGCGGCCCAGCAGGCGGCAGTGCATGCCAATGCTCATCATCTTCGGGCGGTCCAGGCCGGACGGGTCGCCCTCGGCGTAGAGCGCGTCAAAGGTGTCCTTCAGGTACTGGAAGAACGGTTCGGCGTGCGAATATCCCTGGGGCAGGGCAAAGCGCATGTCGTTGCAGTCGAGTGTGTAGGGCACGATGAGCTGGGGCACGGCGGTGCCGTCGGTGCGCTGCACCTTCATCCAGAAGGGCAGGTCGTCGCCGTAGTAGTCGCTGTCGTATGCAAAGCCACCCAAGTCGGCCACCAGGCGGCGGGTGTTGGGGCTGTCGCGGCCGGTGTACCAGCCCAGGGGCCTTTGGCCGGTCATGCGCTCGACGATGGCCATGGCCTCGGCCATGTGCGCGCGCTCCACCGCTTCGGGGATGTGCTGGTAGTGGATCCACTTGAGGCCGTGGCAGGCGATCTCGTGGCCCAGTGCAACAAACGCCTGGGTCAGGTCGGGGTGACGCTGCAGGGCGGTCGATACGCCGAACACCGTGAGCGGCAACTGGCGCTTTTCGAACTCGCGCAGGATGCGCCACACGCCCGCGCGCGCGCCGTATTCGTAGATGCCCTCCATGCTCATGTGCCGCTCGGGGTAGCTGGCGGGGTTGAACATTTCCGACAAAAACTGCTCGCTGCCGGCGTCGCCATGCAGCACGGCGCTCTCGCCGCCTTCCTCGTAGTTCAACACGAACTGCACGGCTATGCGGGCGCCGCCGGGCCATTGCGCGTGCGGCGGGTTCTGGCCGTAGCCGATCAGGTCACGCGGGTAGGGCAGGGTGGCGTCGTAGATCATGGATGGCGGCAAATGTCAGGGCGTCAGGGAATCACGGGGCCAGCGTCTCTGCCAGATTGCGGGCGCGGCGCCGGTGGGCACAGCCTGGGCAAGCAATTGACAGGCCAGCCCGGCGCGGGGGCGCGGGCGCTGGTGGCGCCGGCACGCGCCAAGGCCTCGGCGAGGGGGCTCGCAGGCGACAAAAACATGGACTGGATGATAGGTTGAACGGTGCACAGTGCATACACTTTGGGCAGCATTCGGCCCCTTTGCGGCCTTCCTTCTTCAGGAGACTTACCCATGGGCTTGAGCACCCACGTTCTGGACACCATGCATGGCTGCCCTGCGGCCGGCATGGCGGTGTCGCTGTTTTCCACCCGGGGTGACGAGTCCACGCTGCTCCAGCGCCTGGTGCTCAACCACGATGGCCGCACCGATGCGCCGCTGTTTGACAACGCCAGCCTGCGCAAGGGCACCTACCGCCTCACGTTCGATGTGGCGGCCTATTTCAAGGCGCGGGGGGTCGTTTTGCCGGAGCCCAATTTTCTCGACCGGGTGAGCCTGGATTTCGGCATTGCCCATGCCGATCAGCACTACCACGTGCCCCTGCTGGTGAGCCCCTGGAGCTACTCCACTTACCGGGGGTCGTGAGGGGCTGCTCCTGAAAAAGGAGCTGCTTGCGCTTTATCTGCGCCGATTTTCAGTAAATAGGCTTGCACCCAAAGCGGCTCAATCGCCGGCCGCTCTTCTTTATGGGTGAGCGCCGGTTTTCAGAGCTGGCCTTCGGTCAGCGTGTCGAGCTGGAAGTGCCCGCTTTTGTCCCACAGCCAGGTGTCGGTGTAGGTGACGCGGCCCATGCGCGCGGGCACCGGAAACGGAGCGGCGGCGCGCACGGTGCGCTCGATCTCGGCAATGACTTCGGGCGCGTGGCGCGGTGCGCGCATCCAGTGCAATTTGGTGATGCGGCCGCTGCGGTCGATGTCCACTTCCAGCACGCCAATGGCGTACAGCATGGGCGGCAGCTTGCCCTTGAAAACGCGCTGGTTGTTCAGGTTGTAGAGGTGGGTTGCCGCGTCGCGGCGATAGGCCCGCGCAGTGCTGGCAGCCGAGGGACCGGGCGCGGTGGACTTGCCCAGTGAGTGCGCGGCACCGTCGTCGTAGGGCGAACGGCTTTCCGGCGGCAGGGGCACGTTTTCCGGTGTGGACTTGCAGGCGGCAACAAGAGCGCCCACGGCAGCCATGAGTCCGGCCAGCAGCCAATGGCGGCCAGCCCGGGAAGAATGTTGGGACGAAGTGGGTGGCATGGTGTTGTCGCTATGCTGGTGGGCACGATCCATGCGGGCGGTGCATGGCGTGCAATGAACCTGTTGGAAGTTAGCGTGGCTGATCTGTTGTTACTGCTGGAGGGCCTGAAGGCGGCCGCCCCGGCTTGTCTGGTGACCGTGGAGTCTACCCAAGGCTCTGCGCCGCGGGAAGCCGGGGCCTGGATGGCGGTGTTCGCTGACGGCCTGGTGGGCACGATCGGCGGCGGGCATATCGAGCACCAGGCCATTGCCGAGGCCCGGCGCCGGTTGCGTGGTGTACAGGGGGCAGCGCAGCTGCGTTACGCGCTCGGTCCGGCCCTGGGACAGTGCTGCGGAGGCGTGATGCACCTGGGGTTCGAAGTGGTGGGGGCGCAACATGTGGCAGATTTGAAACAGCGCCTCGCACCGACGCGCCACCCGGTGGCCTTGTTCGGCGGCGGGCATGTCGGCCATGCGCTGGCGCGCGTGCTGGCGCCCCTGCCGTTTGCGCTGACCTGGATTGACAGCCGCGATGGGGTCTTTCCACCGCATCCGCCAGGCGACGTGGCATGCGAACACTCCGACCCGGTGCACAGCGCGGTGCCAGGGCTGGCGCCCGGCAGCCGGGTGCTCATCATGAGTTTCAGCCATGCCGAAGACCTGGATGTGGTGGCCGCGTGCCTCCAGCGCCAGCGCGCGCAGGGCGACCTGTCCTTCATCGGGTTGATCGGCAGCCAGACCAAATGGGCCACCTTTGCCAACCGGCTGCATGGGCGGGGTTTCGCGCCGCACGAGCTGGCGCAGGTGACCTGCCCCATCGGGGTGCCGGGCATACGCGGCAAGGAGCCCGAGGTGATTGCGGTGGCGGTGGCCGCGCAACTGCTGCAGACCGTGCAGGATGCTCGCGTGCCCCGGCCGATGCAAGCGCCGGATCAGGCCGTGGATGTGCGCGCGCAGTAATCGCCGCGGCCGGTACCAGCGGGTGGGGTGGCACCGGGAACAATTCCTGCATACACTTTTTGCCGAACCATGAGGGTTCTGGGTCGCAGCGGTGCCCCGGCAGATGTCTGCCACGGTGCGCGGCCTCTTTGTCTGCTCAGAGCGCCCGCAGTGGTGAGCAGGTTTGCTGTTGCAGCGCATGCGCGCTGCCAAGGTTGAGATATGGAAAGCTATTTTCTCGACTGGGCCAACCTGCTGTTGCGCTGGGTCCATGTCATCACCGCGATTGCCTGGATTGGCTCGTCGTTCTATTTCGTTTTTCTGGACAGCAGCCTCACGCCGCCGGAGGATGAGGATCTGAAAAAGCAGGGCGTGAGCGGCGAGCTGTGGGCCGTGCATGGCGGCGGGTTCTACCACCCTGTCAAGTTTGCCGTCTCTCCGCCGCAGCTGCCCAAACACCTGCACTGGTTTTACTGGGAAAGCTACAGCACCTGGCTCAGCGGCTTTGCGCTGTTCACGGTGTCGTACCTGTGGAGCGCCAGCACCTATCTGATTGACAAGTCGCGCATGGACTGGGCGCCCGCCGAGGCCATTGCGGTGGCGCTGGCGTTTCTGGTGGTTTTCTGGCTGCTGTACGACGGGGTCTGCCGCCTTTTTGGCCACAAGAAGCACGGCGACGCCATCGTGGGCGCTCTGGTGCTGGTGCTGGTGTGCGTAGCGGCTTGGCTGGCCTGCCACTGGTTTGCCGGGCGCGCCGCCTTTTTGCTGGTGGGTGCGATGATGGCCACGGCCATGAGCGCCAATGTGTTCTTCTGGATCATCCCGGGCCAGCGCACCGTGGTGGCGCAGATCAAGGCCGGCCAGCCGGTGGACCCGATTCATGGAAGGCGCGGCAAGCAGCGCAGCGTGCACAACACCTATTTCACGCTGCCGGTGCTGTTTGCCATGCTCAGCGGGCACTACAGCTTCACCTGGGGCCATCCGCAGAACTGGCTGGTGCTGATCGTGATGATGGTGGCCGGGGCTGCCATCCGCCAGTTCTTCGTGCTGCGCCATGGTTACAAGCTGGGGCGCAATAGTCATCCGCTGCCCTACGCCGTGGTGGGGGTGGCGCTGGTGGTGGCGGTGGTGGTTTGGCTGCGGCCGGTATCCATTGCTATTGATTCAGGAGCTGCTGGCGCAGGTACAGAAAGCGCTAAAGTCCGAAATGACTACATATCCGTGCAGGCGGTGCTGGCCCAGCGCTGTTATCAGTGCCATGGCGCGCAGGTGCAGATGAAGAACCTGCGGCTCGACTCGGCTGACAATGTGAGGCAGCACGCCCAGGCCATCTACCAGCAGGCTGTGGTGCAAAAACTCATGCCCATGAACAACGCCACGCAGATGACCGACGCGGAGCGGGCGCTGATCGGCCGATGGTATCTGGCCGGGGGCGCCACCGAATGACCCGGCGGTGTTCAGGTGGGCACGCTGTCCTGCAGGCCCAGTCCGGCCAGATACACGGTGAGCGCCGCGCGGCCGTTGGCCAGCAGGTCAAAGGCCCCAGGGTTGAGCAACCATTGGTGCACCAGCCCTTCGACCAGCACCTGCAAACCCCGCGCCGCGCAGTCCAGCGCCACCGGCGGGGGCTGGTTGCGGGCCGCGAAGGCCCGCTCCAGCGCGACATGGTTGCGCGCCAGGCAGCCGTCGTGCACGCTCAGGTGGCGTTCCAGCACGGCGCCCATGTCGGCGGTGTATTCGACCTGGTGGGTGGCGATTTGCAGCACGCGGTGCGTTTGCGCGTCGGTGGCGATCAGGCGCAGCGCCTCCAGCATCGCGCTGCGGATCTCGGCCACTGGGTTGGCCGCCTGCTCTACATAAGCCACCACCAGCGTCTGTTCCAGCGGCAGGGTCACGCGCTCCATCATGGCGTTGAACAGGTCGGCCTTGTCCTTGAAATGCCAATAGATCGCCCCCCGCGTGGTGCCTGCGGCCACCGCAATGTCATTGAGGGAGGTGTGTGAAACGCCACGCAATTGAAACAATTGTTCCGCAGCATCCAGAAGGTTGTTGCGCGTGGTCTGTGCGTCTGCCTTGGTGCGTCGGGCCATGGAATACCTCACTTATTGGCGGTGTTTTTCCGTCACTATACATACATTCTTGAATGTATGTATGTTTTAATGCAGCACTTCGTTACCGTGCCGTGGGCCTGCGCGCAGCGCGCCGCGTCACACTAAACTGGCCCAATTTGCGGCGCGCCGCGATCCATTCATTACTCCAAGGAACACCATGTCTGCCTTGCGCCATGTCAAGACTGTCCCCGTTGTTGCCTCTGCCTCGTCACCTGCGCGTGTGCGCCTGGGCGTTGCGGCGGGTGGCCTGTCCGTTGTATTGCTGTTGGCGGCCTGTGGCAAGTCCGAGGCGCCAGCGGCTGCGGCCGGTGGTGGCATGCCGCCCCCCGAGGTGGGGGTGGTGGTGGCAACGCCAGGCGATGTGGGCCTGGTCACCGAGTTGCCCGGGCGCCTGGAGGCCTCGCGCGTGGCGCAGGTGCGGGCCCGTGCGGCAGGCATTTTGCAAAAACGCCTGTTCCGCGAAGGCAGTGACGTGAAGGCCGGCCAGCTGCTGTTTGCCATTGATGCCGCGCCCTATGCGGCCGCCTTGCAAAGTGCCGAGGCCACGCTGGCCCGGGCCCAGGCCAACCTGACCCAGGCCGCAGCGCTGGCCGGGCGCTACAAGCCCCTGCTCGCCGCCAACGCGGTCAGCCAGCAGGAATACGCCAATGCCGTGGCGGCGCAAAAGCAGGCCGAGGCCGATGTGGCCGCAGGCAGGGCCGCTGTGCAGACCGCCCGCATCAACCTGAATTACGCCAGCGTCACGGCGCCGATTTCGGGCCGCATTGGCCGCGCCCTGGTCACCGAAGGCGCACTGGTGGGGCAGGGAGAGGCCACGCAACTGGCAGTAGTCCAGCAGATCGATCCGGTGTATGTCAACTTCACCCAGTCCGCCGGCGAGGTGATGAAGTTGCGCAGGGCCCTGGCCGATGGTCAGCTGCAGCGGGCGGCAGGCAGCGAAGCCGCCAGCGTGCGCGTGGTGCTGGAGGACGGCAGCGAATACGCCCGTGCGGGCAAGCTGCTGTTTTCCGACCTGACGGTGGATGCCACCACGGGCCAGATCACGCTGCGCGCCGAGGTGCCCAACCCCAAGGGCGACTTGCTGCCGGGCCTGTATGTGCGCGTGCGGCTGGAGCAGGCCCAGGTGGCCAACGCCATCTCGCTGCCGCAGCAGGCGGTCACGCGCACCCAGCAGGGCGACAAGATCACGGTGGTGGGCGCCGACGGCAAGCTCAGCCAGCGCACAGTGAAGGTGGGTGCCGCCCGCAACAACCAGTGGGTCGTGCTGGAAGGCCTGAAAGAAGGCGAGCAGGTCATGGTTGATGGCTTCCAGAAACTACAGATGATGCCGCCCGGCACGCCGGTGAAGGCGGTGCCATGGCAGGCCCCGGGCAGTGCCGCAGCATCGGCTGCTAACCCGCCTGCAGCTG
This window harbors:
- a CDS encoding NADP-dependent malic enzyme translates to MTQNISAAEQALRDAAREYHRNPTRGKISVNPTKPLSNQRDLSLAYSPGVAYPCLDIQADPSKAFDYTSRGNLVAVITNGTAVLGLGDIGPLASKPVMEGKGCLFKKFAGVDVFDIELAERDPDKLIEIIAALEPTLGGINLEDIKAPECFYIEQELSKRMNIPVFHDDQHGTAIISSAALLNGLELVGKDIGAVKIAVSGAGAAAIACVGVMVGLGVKVENIFMCDSKGVIYEGRPGGYDESKARYAKKTDARTLADAVNGADVFLGCSAPGVLTAEMVKTMAAKPIILALANPEPEIRPELAKAIRPDCIIATGRSDYPNQVNNVLCFPYIFRGALDCGATKITEAMKLACVRQIADLAKADISEEVASAYAGKELTFGADYLIPTPFDSRLILKIAPAVAKAAAESGVATRPITDMEAYKETLSRFVYQTGMLMRPVINAAKALPDAQKRVAYADGEDERALRAAQMAIDDKIAAPILIGRPAVIAARIAKAGLRMQLGKDVEVCNPEDDPRFRQYWEHYHQRMKRNGATPEVAKAAVRRSNTIIASLMVKLGDADAMICGLVGIYETHLERIHSIIGRQESANNYAALNALMTSRGTLFIADTYVNEDPTAQQLADIAWMSVQEVQRFGLPPKVAFLSHSSYGSSKRASARKMREARDLFVAAHPEIECDGELHGDAALEPNIRNAYMADSTLTDSANLLICPNLDAANILYNVLKTTTSGGVTVGPILMGAAATAYILTPAATVRRVLNMTALAVASAAARPR
- a CDS encoding M20 family metallopeptidase; protein product: MTTPTQAPYADLDAWIDQHFDEEVRFLQALVRVPTDTPPGNNAPHAERTAELLQDFGYVAEKHAVPAADVQAYGMESITNLIVRRPYGSGGKTIALNAHGDVVPPGEGWTHDPYGAEIVDGQMYGRATAVSKSDFASFTFAVRALEAVAKPTQGAVELHFTYDEEFGGELGPGWLLKNGLTKPDLMIAAGFSYEVVTAHNGCLQMEVTVHGKMAHAAVPHTGVDALQGAVHILNALYAQNHEYLKVTSKVEGIQHPYLNVGRIEGGTNTNVVPGKVMFKLDRRMIPEENPVEVEATIRRVIEQAAAERAGISVDIKRLLLANAMTPLAGNAPLVQAIQKHAQAVMGEPVPAVGTPLYTDVRLYVERGIPGVIYGAGPRSVLESHAKRADERLDLEDLRRATKVVARALCDLLAG
- the uraD gene encoding 2-oxo-4-hydroxy-4-carboxy-5-ureidoimidazoline decarboxylase, which produces MPLTLEQLNTASAAEALQQLDGVYEHSPWIAEQALAQRPFRSLAHLKHALAQTVRTASTEAQLGLIRAHPELAGKAMVAQSLTAESTHEQSKAGLTQCTPEEFARIQQLNADYNARFGFPFILAVRGPRGTGLSKQQIIDTFARRLSNHADFERAEALRNIHRIAEIRLNDKFAAQPLMGNDVWDWHEKLAEHSDPGFAEKGQLTVTYLTDAHRACAKALSHWMRDCGFDEVEVDAVGNVVGRYHPASAGARYLMTGSHYDTVRNGGKYDGRLGIFVPMACVRELHRAGRRLPFGIEVIAFAEEEGQRYKATFLGSGALIGHFNPAWLDQKDADGVTMRAAMQHAGLCIDDIPKLQRDPAQYLGFIEVHIEQGPVLNELDLPLGVVTSINGGVRFVGEMIGTASHAGTTPMNRRRDAAVAVAELALYIEQRAAQDGDSVGTIGLLNVPGGSINVVPGRCQFSLDLRAPTDAQRDALVRDVLEQLAQIAARRGLRYMLEESMRAAAAPSAPALQHHWERAVDTLGVPVFRMPSGAGHDAMKLHEIMPQAMLFVRGQNSGISHNPLESTTNNDIQLAVDAFTQILHQLAEEIQP
- the puuE gene encoding allantoinase PuuE, giving the protein MIYDATLPYPRDLIGYGQNPPHAQWPGGARIAVQFVLNYEEGGESAVLHGDAGSEQFLSEMFNPASYPERHMSMEGIYEYGARAGVWRILREFEKRQLPLTVFGVSTALQRHPDLTQAFVALGHEIACHGLKWIHYQHIPEAVERAHMAEAMAIVERMTGQRPLGWYTGRDSPNTRRLVADLGGFAYDSDYYGDDLPFWMKVQRTDGTAVPQLIVPYTLDCNDMRFALPQGYSHAEPFFQYLKDTFDALYAEGDPSGLDRPKMMSIGMHCRLLGRPGRITALQRFLDHIAQHDKVWVARRIDIARHWAQRFPAPRF
- the uraH gene encoding hydroxyisourate hydrolase produces the protein MGLSTHVLDTMHGCPAAGMAVSLFSTRGDESTLLQRLVLNHDGRTDAPLFDNASLRKGTYRLTFDVAAYFKARGVVLPEPNFLDRVSLDFGIAHADQHYHVPLLVSPWSYSTYRGS
- the xdhC gene encoding xanthine dehydrogenase accessory protein XdhC → MNLLEVSVADLLLLLEGLKAAAPACLVTVESTQGSAPREAGAWMAVFADGLVGTIGGGHIEHQAIAEARRRLRGVQGAAQLRYALGPALGQCCGGVMHLGFEVVGAQHVADLKQRLAPTRHPVALFGGGHVGHALARVLAPLPFALTWIDSRDGVFPPHPPGDVACEHSDPVHSAVPGLAPGSRVLIMSFSHAEDLDVVAACLQRQRAQGDLSFIGLIGSQTKWATFANRLHGRGFAPHELAQVTCPIGVPGIRGKEPEVIAVAVAAQLLQTVQDARVPRPMQAPDQAVDVRAQ